ACTGCCTTCTTGAGCAGCTTTTTAGAAAAAACATATAAATCCGAAGGCAAAATACTATTTAAGAAAAATTCTATAGGTTCAATAAGTGATATTAAAGGCAGTACTAATGAGTTTCGGTCTTTATTAGACAATCAAACTCCTCTGAGTACAGAAAAGCTGCGTGTAACTTCAGAACCAGTTTTACAGCAAACTATAGATCAGTTAAAACTAGAGGATGAAGAAGGCAAACCTTTAAAAGTCAAGGCACTACAAAAAAAACTGGTAGTAGATATCGTTGGCGGAACTGATGTTATTGAAGTGCAATACAATGATCCAGACCCCGTAATAGCTTCTAAGGTAGTAAATACCTTGATGGATGTCTACATCAAAGAACAAGTTCGTAGTAATAAATCTGCAACCGCTAGTGCAAATAGCTTTGTTACCAAAGAAATTCCCCAAATTGAGAATAAACTTCAAAGTTTAGAATCAAGGTTACAGAATTTTTACGAAAAAAATCAGGTCGTAGATTTACAGGAAGAGAAGAAAACTTTAGTAGCCGATCTGGGTAATCTCAATCGCCAAATTTCTACTACAGGTGCAGAGCTTCAAGGTAAGAAAGCTCAAGCTCAAAGTATCCAAAATCAGTTGGGTCTAAACTTAAATCAAGCGATCAGTGCTAATCAATTAGCTAACACGCCTCAAGTGCAAAGCATTCTTGCTCAACAACAAGCAACAGAAACAGAGTTATCCCAAGAACGTCAGCGTTTTAACGATAACCATCCCACAGTTGTTAGCTTAAATGAAAAGAAACAAGCTTTAAATTCTCAACTACAGCAGCTTATTACTCAATATGTTGGTGGAAAAGTTTCGGCTGGATTATTGCAGGGTGGAAATAGTGTCAAAGATAACCAATTAGAAAGATTTATTAATCTTAAAATAGATGAATTAAACTTAGAAACACAATTATCATCTTTATACCAATTTCAGAAAGTTTATTTAGCTCGTTCTCAAGCAATTCCGAGTCTAGAAAAACAGGAACAATCCTTACTTCGTGAAGTTGATAGTTCTCGATCTACCTACAACACGCTATTAGATAGTAAAGGAGATCTAGGATTACTGCTCAACAAAGATACGGGTAATGCTGAGGTTATAGAGCAGGGTCAAATTCCTCAACAAGGCAGCACAGGCAGAGTAATGTTATTAGCTTTGGGTGTTTTGATGGGATTATTCCTTGCCAACCTAACTGCAATTTTGCTAGAAATGCAGGACCGCACCTTGAAAACTATTCCTGAAATAAAACAAAAGTTTGCTTATCAAGTACTGGGTATTATTCCTTTGGATACTCTACAAGAACATCAAAGTGGAATTATTGTCCAAAGAGAACCTGATTCTTTTGCCAGCGAAATCTATCGCATGATTCAAACTAACCTTAAGTTTTTAGCTGTTAAGCGACAACCAAAAGTTATTTTAATGACTAGTTCAGTTCCAGGAGAGGGTAAATCTACCGTTGCTGCCAACTTAGCTGCTGCGATGTCTCAACTAGGTCGCAAAGTCTTATTAATTGACGGTGACTTAAGAAAGGGTTCTCAACATGAGCTGTGGCAAGTAAGTAACAAAGCTGGGGTCAAGGATGTTGTAACTCATAAAACACCATTAGCTCAGGTTGTTTCTCAGCCAATGCAGCAGTTAGATCTGCTAACTACTGGAATAGTTGCTCCTAATCCACTTGCTTTATTAGATTCAACAGAAATGAGCGAACTAGTAGCCAAAGCCAGAAAAGAATATGAGTTAATTATTATTGACGCTCCACCTTTAGCTGTGACTGCTGATGTTTTGACCTTGACTAAACTTGCTGATGGTATTGTTTTTGTAAGTAGACCAGGGGTAGTGGAAAACGAGAGTGCTGAATTAGCGCAAGAAACTATAGCCAATGCTAACCTTTCTCAAAAAGTATTGGGAATGGTCATTAATGGAGTCAAGCCTAACGAATTTGACCGCTATTCCTATCATGCTAAATACAGTAAAAGCTACTTTTCAAGTTCTCCTGAGAGCAGCAGTTCCAAAACTGCTCCTGCCTAGACATACATAACCAAAGCATTTGATTCGTAAATGTAATTTAAGAACTTAAAGTAACTATTTTCTCTAAAAAAATGAAAAAATCAACTATTGTTATAGGCTTGGATGCAGCAGAACCCAGGCTAATTGAAGAATGGATGGCTGCTGGACATCTTCCCAATCTAAGCAAAATTCGTCAATCAGGAATTTACGGTCGTTTGGACAACACGGTGAATTATTGTGGTGTGCCTACCGAATATTCGACTACTGAACCTTTGTGGGCAACCTTTTCGACTGGATGTCGCGCTGATACCCTGGGTTATTGGGATACAGTTAGCTACAACCCAGAAAACTATGAAATTGTCTGCGATGTAGTCACTAGCGGTTATGACTATCAGGAGTAT
This DNA window, taken from Pleurocapsa sp. FMAR1, encodes the following:
- a CDS encoding GumC family protein, whose protein sequence is MTNLQKNNGSYPSQREGLDINVGEYFLKLKRRWLPALAVFVFTVGTTAFLSSFLEKTYKSEGKILFKKNSIGSISDIKGSTNEFRSLLDNQTPLSTEKLRVTSEPVLQQTIDQLKLEDEEGKPLKVKALQKKLVVDIVGGTDVIEVQYNDPDPVIASKVVNTLMDVYIKEQVRSNKSATASANSFVTKEIPQIENKLQSLESRLQNFYEKNQVVDLQEEKKTLVADLGNLNRQISTTGAELQGKKAQAQSIQNQLGLNLNQAISANQLANTPQVQSILAQQQATETELSQERQRFNDNHPTVVSLNEKKQALNSQLQQLITQYVGGKVSAGLLQGGNSVKDNQLERFINLKIDELNLETQLSSLYQFQKVYLARSQAIPSLEKQEQSLLREVDSSRSTYNTLLDSKGDLGLLLNKDTGNAEVIEQGQIPQQGSTGRVMLLALGVLMGLFLANLTAILLEMQDRTLKTIPEIKQKFAYQVLGIIPLDTLQEHQSGIIVQREPDSFASEIYRMIQTNLKFLAVKRQPKVILMTSSVPGEGKSTVAANLAAAMSQLGRKVLLIDGDLRKGSQHELWQVSNKAGVKDVVTHKTPLAQVVSQPMQQLDLLTTGIVAPNPLALLDSTEMSELVAKARKEYELIIIDAPPLAVTADVLTLTKLADGIVFVSRPGVVENESAELAQETIANANLSQKVLGMVINGVKPNEFDRYSYHAKYSKSYFSSSPESSSSKTAPA